A region of Methanocorpusculum labreanum Z DNA encodes the following proteins:
- a CDS encoding acyltransferase: MVSGGKHILEIDFLRGFAILAVIAIHTTAAFTDVPYIDSLVITNIVIDVFSQFAVPLFIFISGFVLYLKYNGKYSLKHFYKNRFLRIIPPYLIFTTIYLFYLPLGYALVYGNVPVYPSILEIVSAFLFAGGYFHLWFFLIIIELYLFYPLLEKIYAVLASRDFEWVFLLVAFFLQIGWNIVSSFFTVSLFGNEMYMMNKVLFCQIFYFALGMSVCKHYVQIKLFFMEKWITNLTSHRISLYGLLLTLISLLTALSSYGLILGLKKYGTYLLIPPNYFIPYTIIQPFAYVLTFIVLFIISTVLVHAGTCNILSIIGTYSFGIYLIHPLIQGILGRTFSVVLNLGATDVLYYPLMFSLTLLLSVIIIHILHKFPWSKYVIG, translated from the coding sequence ATGGTTAGTGGTGGGAAGCATATTCTGGAAATCGATTTTTTACGTGGATTTGCAATATTAGCAGTTATTGCCATTCACACTACTGCTGCATTTACCGATGTCCCATATATTGACTCGCTAGTAATTACGAATATAGTAATCGATGTTTTTTCGCAGTTTGCTGTACCACTGTTTATATTTATTTCTGGTTTTGTTCTCTATTTAAAGTATAATGGTAAGTATTCATTGAAACATTTTTATAAAAATCGATTTTTACGAATAATCCCACCATATTTAATATTTACAACAATTTACTTATTTTATCTTCCTCTTGGGTATGCCCTTGTCTATGGAAATGTACCGGTTTATCCATCCATATTGGAAATAGTATCCGCTTTTCTTTTTGCAGGTGGATATTTTCATCTATGGTTCTTTTTAATAATAATTGAATTGTATTTATTCTATCCATTACTAGAGAAAATATATGCAGTATTAGCTTCTCGTGATTTTGAATGGGTATTTTTGTTGGTGGCCTTTTTTCTTCAGATAGGATGGAATATAGTTAGTTCATTTTTCACAGTATCGCTGTTTGGCAATGAGATGTATATGATGAATAAGGTGTTATTTTGTCAGATATTTTATTTCGCACTTGGAATGTCTGTGTGCAAACATTATGTTCAAATAAAATTATTTTTTATGGAAAAATGGATTACTAATCTAACAAGTCATCGGATATCATTGTATGGGTTATTATTGACTCTCATATCTCTCCTTACGGCCCTATCAAGTTATGGCTTAATATTAGGTCTAAAAAAATATGGAACTTATCTCTTAATACCTCCAAATTATTTTATTCCCTATACTATTATTCAACCTTTTGCATATGTTTTGACATTTATTGTATTATTTATTATTAGTACAGTACTTGTTCATGCAGGAACATGTAATATTCTCTCAATAATTGGAACGTATTCATTTGGGATTTACTTGATTCATCCATTAATTCAGGGTATCTTAGGTCGAACTTTCAGTGTGGTACTTAACCTGGGGGCTACGGATGTCCTTTATTATCCTTTGATGTTTAGCTTAACCCTCTTGCTTAGTGTTATTATTATACATATTTTACATAAATTTCCATGGAGTAAATATGTTATAGGGTAG
- a CDS encoding glycosyltransferase family 2 protein produces the protein MNSEVPLISVIVPVYNVEPYLKTCIDSILKQTYRNLEIILVASTSIDNSVVICDSYLQVDSRLQVLHTEPQGLSAARNIGVSMASGTYLCFVDSDDFISQNFVETLYGLSQKYDADIVQCNFLEISENATYSICESCTSIFNDALEIHIYSNVDMCANLYNDLADSSTASWTKLYRKELFMNVKYPIGKIHEDEGTSYKLFYLAKRVAVTSLKLYYYRSNPLSLTRATYTLKKQDSLQFSEEQMDFFREGGYDKLYALALKKYMISLSEHILLTKVYLSKKERNDTELEIKYKAIYKIAAKNLYLPIYDKWKITLIHTLAKLGSMTPQLTQHILFLRRLCLQIKIK, from the coding sequence ATGAACAGTGAAGTTCCATTAATCAGTGTAATTGTTCCGGTTTACAATGTTGAACCCTATTTGAAAACATGTATTGACTCCATCTTGAAACAGACATATAGAAATCTGGAAATTATTCTAGTTGCTTCTACCTCAATAGATAATTCGGTAGTAATTTGTGATTCATATCTTCAGGTAGATTCCCGTTTACAGGTACTCCATACTGAGCCACAAGGCCTATCTGCGGCCCGAAATATAGGTGTTAGCATGGCATCGGGAACGTATTTGTGTTTTGTCGATTCTGATGACTTCATCTCTCAAAATTTTGTAGAGACGCTTTATGGGCTTAGCCAAAAATATGATGCGGACATAGTGCAATGCAATTTCTTGGAGATATCGGAAAATGCAACATATAGTATCTGTGAATCGTGTACTTCTATATTTAATGATGCTCTAGAGATACATATCTACTCAAATGTTGATATGTGTGCCAATTTATATAATGATTTGGCTGATTCATCAACTGCTTCGTGGACCAAGCTTTATCGGAAAGAGTTATTTATGAATGTCAAATACCCAATTGGGAAAATTCATGAAGACGAAGGTACATCATATAAACTATTTTACCTTGCGAAGAGAGTGGCAGTTACTTCATTAAAATTGTATTACTATAGATCTAACCCACTAAGTTTAACAAGAGCAACATATACTCTCAAAAAACAAGATAGCCTGCAATTTTCTGAGGAGCAAATGGATTTTTTTAGAGAGGGGGGATATGATAAATTATATGCTCTTGCATTAAAAAAATATATGATATCTCTCTCTGAACATATACTTTTAACCAAGGTATACCTCTCTAAAAAGGAAAGAAATGATACTGAGCTCGAAATCAAATATAAAGCAATATATAAAATAGCAGCAAAGAATCTATATTTACCAATATATGACAAATGGAAGATTACGCTTATACATACATTAGCAAAATTGGGGAGTATGACACCACAACTAACACAACATATCCTATTTCTAAGAAGATTATGCCTTCAAATAAAAATAAAATAG
- a CDS encoding SP_1767 family glycosyltransferase → MTISETLDILKKGNNTSIIRFGDGEMNIIARNDIGFQSESLSLSEKMKVVLNTRDATLLISIPNIFGSLKSFDIEAEYYWITHREEYYDLYNSYIDSEYLYGDALVFRPYICFNKKERKYVGSYFEQIKSLWYNKEIVIIEGKYTRMGVGNDLFDGAKMIERIICPSSNAYDKYQTILDNALTINKEKLILLSLGPCAKVLGYDMWKLGYHVLDIGHIDSEYEWYLHNVEWKKRMNNNKHYADIVDLENIVECQDVSYNSQILMDISGVN, encoded by the coding sequence ATGACTATATCTGAAACATTAGATATATTAAAAAAAGGAAATAATACCTCCATTATACGTTTTGGTGATGGGGAGATGAATATTATTGCTAGAAATGATATTGGATTTCAAAGTGAATCTCTCTCCCTCTCGGAAAAAATGAAGGTGGTGTTGAATACAAGAGACGCAACCCTATTAATCTCTATCCCGAATATATTTGGTAGTTTAAAATCTTTTGATATTGAGGCGGAATATTATTGGATCACTCATCGTGAAGAATATTATGATTTATATAATTCATATATAGATTCAGAGTATCTGTATGGCGATGCACTTGTGTTTCGACCATATATTTGTTTTAATAAAAAGGAAAGAAAATATGTTGGAAGTTATTTTGAACAAATAAAATCTTTGTGGTATAACAAAGAAATTGTTATAATTGAGGGTAAATATACCCGTATGGGGGTTGGAAATGATTTATTCGATGGTGCAAAAATGATTGAGCGCATTATTTGTCCGTCTTCAAATGCTTACGATAAATATCAAACAATCTTAGATAATGCATTAACTATAAATAAAGAAAAATTAATTTTATTATCATTAGGGCCATGCGCAAAGGTTCTTGGTTATGATATGTGGAAATTAGGATATCACGTTTTGGATATTGGACATATTGATTCTGAATATGAATGGTACCTACATAATGTTGAGTGGAAAAAACGTATGAATAATAACAAGCACTATGCAGATATTGTCGATCTGGAGAATATTGTTGAGTGTCAGGATGTCTCCTATAATTCTCAAATTCTTATGGACATTTCAGGTGTGAACTAA